Proteins found in one Nitrospiria bacterium genomic segment:
- a CDS encoding M48 family metalloprotease has translation MLMKFLNQKFKLFLLFFLLLILLGCSSSRPKPEPQKPPPVPQASQSKGKTIGRNFISEALNQFQFVKDPEVTKLVQDIGRKIVQGEGSNPDNFRFLVVRGSPSNAFAVPGGYIFVFDSLLSKFKNPEELAGVLAHEIAHVERNHFFQDQSKILAANLAAIVAILLSGGEPAVAAGGLAAAADLQLRYSRENEAEADAYAVAYLQKAGFNPNALKDSLQTIAFYDRFSSFDIPIYFSTHPSLTDRQGHLELMLGKNFEQKEYFKYPVDWQRIQVSLMAGQRPIMEMTTLVGGLEGEKKDKERENYLKGVGFLKAGRCPEAVLEYQEAINLQPNSAVYFGDMAYCLLQMQEVDRAKATADEALKIDPKEPMALIVRGNVLLHKGQARLAIPFFKKALESRTTDHLLNLHLAQAYGKIGEKLLEAYHMGRFFRLDLKPREALSQFYQAQDLVIPGTDLSFKIKKEISDLINRGI, from the coding sequence ATGTTAATGAAATTCCTGAACCAAAAATTTAAACTTTTTCTTTTGTTTTTCCTTCTATTGATTTTATTGGGTTGTTCATCTTCAAGGCCAAAACCAGAGCCCCAAAAACCCCCGCCGGTTCCCCAAGCCTCACAGTCCAAAGGAAAAACCATTGGGCGTAATTTTATATCCGAAGCCTTAAACCAATTTCAATTTGTAAAAGATCCTGAGGTCACTAAACTGGTTCAGGATATTGGAAGAAAAATTGTGCAGGGGGAGGGATCTAACCCCGATAATTTTCGATTTTTGGTTGTCCGGGGGTCCCCTTCCAATGCGTTTGCCGTTCCGGGTGGTTACATTTTTGTTTTTGACAGTCTGCTTTCAAAATTTAAAAATCCTGAAGAACTTGCGGGGGTTTTAGCTCACGAAATTGCTCATGTGGAAAGGAATCATTTCTTCCAGGATCAATCAAAAATTCTTGCGGCAAACCTTGCTGCTATTGTTGCCATTCTTCTTTCGGGTGGGGAACCCGCCGTGGCCGCAGGAGGATTAGCCGCCGCAGCAGATCTGCAACTCCGCTACAGCCGTGAAAATGAAGCTGAGGCCGATGCCTATGCGGTTGCCTACCTTCAGAAAGCGGGCTTTAACCCAAATGCTCTTAAGGATTCGCTTCAAACCATTGCATTCTACGATCGGTTCAGTAGTTTTGACATCCCAATTTATTTTTCTACCCATCCCAGCCTAACGGATAGGCAAGGGCATTTAGAACTGATGCTTGGAAAAAATTTTGAACAAAAAGAATATTTCAAATACCCGGTTGATTGGCAAAGAATTCAAGTGAGTTTAATGGCCGGGCAACGTCCCATCATGGAAATGACAACCCTTGTCGGAGGACTTGAAGGAGAGAAAAAGGATAAAGAAAGGGAAAATTATTTAAAAGGGGTAGGGTTTCTCAAAGCGGGCCGCTGTCCTGAAGCGGTTCTTGAATATCAGGAGGCAATCAATCTTCAGCCCAATTCAGCGGTGTATTTTGGGGACATGGCGTATTGCTTACTTCAAATGCAGGAAGTGGATCGTGCTAAAGCAACAGCAGATGAAGCCCTAAAAATTGATCCCAAAGAGCCCATGGCCCTCATTGTAAGGGGAAACGTCCTGCTTCATAAGGGACAGGCCCGTTTGGCAATCCCTTTTTTTAAAAAAGCTTTGGAAAGTCGAACCACTGATCATTTATTAAATCTCCATTTGGCGCAGGCATACGGAAAAATTGGGGAAAAGCTTTTGGAAGCCTATCATATGGGCCGTTTTTTCCGTTTGGACCTAAAACCAAGGGAAGCCCTATCCCAATTTTACCAGGCCCAGGACCTGGTGATCCCAGGGACCGAT
- a CDS encoding hemerythrin domain-containing protein gives MGEAIEQLKKEHEAIKKMLLILEKVCEKIEKGEKVHSKHLTQILEFFKIFADKCHHGKEEEILFPSLEYAGIPKEGGPLGVMLNEHELMRGYVRGWEGAFENYQKGDPEAPKKILQFAVPYISTLRLHIDKENNVLFRMAEMHLSIEEEKELMERFEKTEIEKIGKGKHEEFHRVLEHLEEIYL, from the coding sequence GTGGGTGAGGCCATTGAACAATTGAAGAAAGAGCATGAGGCAATAAAAAAAATGCTTCTGATTTTGGAGAAGGTTTGTGAGAAAATAGAAAAAGGAGAAAAGGTTCATTCAAAACATTTAACCCAAATTTTAGAGTTTTTTAAAATTTTCGCGGACAAATGCCACCATGGAAAGGAAGAGGAAATTCTTTTTCCCTCTTTGGAGTACGCCGGGATACCCAAAGAAGGGGGCCCCCTTGGGGTGATGCTTAATGAACATGAACTGATGAGGGGATATGTAAGAGGATGGGAAGGTGCATTTGAAAACTATCAAAAGGGAGATCCTGAGGCTCCGAAAAAAATCCTCCAGTTTGCAGTTCCCTATATTTCTACATTAAGGCTGCATATCGATAAGGAAAATAATGTCCTTTTTAGAATGGCAGAAATGCATCTTTCAATCGAAGAAGAGAAAGAGCTGATGGAGCGTTTTGAAAAGACCGAAATAGAAAAAATCGGTAAAGGAAAGCATGAAGAGTTTCACAGGGTCCTTGAACACTTAGAGGAAATATACCTTTAA